In the genome of Fructilactobacillus hinvesii, the window TAGTAGCATTCTGCCGGCCGGTGATCACATCGAAGCTTTCAATCGGGATGGTGATCTGCCAATCCTTATGGAAGTTGCCACTGACCAACAGTTATTGGAGCAGACCACGTCCATTATCAAAACCGAACGGCAGCGGGATGAAACGGTGGCTATTATTACCAAGACTAAGGAGGAAGCTACTCAAATTTATCAACAACTCCGCCACCAGTTTGATTGCCTGCTGGTGACCGACAAAGCGCGCTCCTTGTCTAAACCAGTTTTAATTGTCCCAGTCTATTTAGCCAAGGGATTAGAGTTTGACGCCGTGATTGCCTGGAACGTTTCAAAAACTAACTTTCCGACCCAACATGAACTGGGAACCCTGTACACGATGATGACCCGAGCCATGCATCACCTATACCTTCTGAGTGCTGGGCCAGTAACGAATTTAATTCCAATTCGGGCCTTGCAAAAACCCCTTTTAATTACAGACAAAAAAGCACTTTAAATTAAAGTGCTTTTTTGTTTTGTTTAATTAGCAGACACATAGTGAGCCGTGCCTCGTTTCCATAGATAAAAAGACCCCCACAGCAACATGATTGTAACCACGCTTAGTGGCAACAGCAGTTGGAGCGCTTGCCATTGATTGATCGTAACGGTCACAATCCCATTGGAAAGCGCCAAAACGGGAATCACCGTAACTAGTAACAGTTGTAACCACCGGGGATAAATCCGAGCGGGACGGTTAGCAGCATCAATCACATCCTCAGGAACTCCGTTAAGCGCGGTCAAATGATCGTACCAAAAGGAAATTTCGACCACCACTTGATTTAAAGCAAACACGAATAACACGCCGATGCCGTAAAAAATTGCAATCAGCCCCCACGCAGTCCAGGGCAAAGAAAACCGGGTTAACAACCACACCGTCACCGGCAGATACACCAGCAAATTAACGCCACTCGGAAAATCTAGTTGTCGCAGTGCGTAGTACCAATAACTCGCAATTGGTCGTAAAAAGAGGTAATCCAAGTTCCCTTCGACCAGATCCTCAGCCAGTGATTCGTGCGCCCCAATGAATAAAAACTGGTAGGTGGTGGTAATTGACGTGAGACTCATAATCAACCCTTCATACTGAAAAAAAGAGAGACCCCCAATTCGATTAGTAAAAGAGTAGTAGACAAAACCCGCGGTAATTTCAATCAACGTAAATAAAAACCCAAACAACACGACTAAAACCGAGGTCATCCGGTAGGTCAAAAAGGTTTTAAAGCTTTGTTTGGCCAGTAACCAATATAGTTGCCAACTCATACGCCCACTCCTTCAAATTGTTGTAAGCCGGATTGAAATAAAAGCCGTTCCAATCCAGCCAGACCAAGCAACCACAAAAAGGTCATTACAAGGTACAGCAAAACTAACTGGGGATCGTGAACGCCCCGCAAAACGGATTGCACTAAATCACTAGATACTAATGCCAACGGTGAAAACCGTAACCCCTGATATGCCCACACCGGTAAAACATCGAGTGGAAATAAGAGTCCCCCCGAGAATAGATAAAGAGCCGTTAGCAGCGGTCGCAAGGGCCACATTTGTACCAGCCAAAAGGCCAGGGTCCCAAACAAAAACATGATTTGTTGCCAGACCACCACGCTGATGAAGGCGTACGTTAAAATCAGCACCATTAAAAACCAATGACCCCAAGTTAAACATACGAGTAACAACGCCAACAACCCTAACAAAATTAACTTAGCCCCAAGAAAATTGCTAAGGCTTTCTAAATTAAGATTAATGGGCCGTAGTAACAACGTACTAATCTTGCCACTTTTAATTAAACGTGCGAGCCGAAATAAGGGTTCAAAGGTAAAAATTAAAGACAGTAGTCCGGTTAGCATTAGATACAACATCATGCTGGTCTGAGAATATCCATGAATCATACTTTGCCCAGATTCGGAATACAGAGCGCGCCACATTAAGAGCGACAGACCAACCTGTAACAATCGGGCCAGTAATGAAATCACAAAGTTAGCCCGATAGATTAACGAATTGTGCAGCCCCAGCAGTAAATTATCGCAGTATTTCATTGTGGACCTCCCTGCTTACGAAAGAGCGAATATAAAATATCCTCTAGGGAAGGAGTCTCGACGTGCAGTTGGTCTAATGCGGCCGTCTTAAACGTAATGGTACTGTCAGCAGTTTGGGGATGAACCACGGTTTGTTCTGGTTTTACGGTCAGTTGAGCATCTTTAGTTGCAATGATTGCATGAGTGGGAACGTTGGTCAAAGTCAGGGGCCGTTCTGGCTGTTTCACCGTGTTCATTAACTTAGTCACGGACCCATCAAACTGAATTTGGCCATCTAATAACAATAAAATCCGCTCCGCAACCGCTTCAATGTCATTCATTTGGTGACTAATTAAGAAAATCGTGACCCCATCGTCTTGGTTAATCTGATTTAAAAAAGCATGAAACTCCCGTTGGCTCACGATGTCCATTCCTAACGTGGGTTCATCAAGAATCAGTAATTCTGGTCCGTGGAGCAAAGTTGCAATTAACTCCAACTTGGTTCGTTCCCCTAAAGATAGCTTACGAACCGGGACGTCTAACACTGATTGGAGACCAAACATCGTAACGTACTTGTGCAGGCGAGCCTGATAGGTCGAAGAATCTACCCAGTAAATTGACCGTAATAATTTAAAGGTATCAACGGCGGGCAAATCCCAGTTTAATTGACTTTTTTGCCCCATCATAACGCCAATCCGCCGCAAGAAATGGTAATCATTGTGATCCGGATGCACGCCCATGATCCGCAAGGCCTGCTGATCAGACTGTAAAATCCCGGTCATTAACTTAATCAGAGTTGATTTTCCGGCTCCGTTGGGTCCTAACAGGCCTACTTTTTCTCCTTGCTTAATCGTAAACGTCACATCGGTCAAGACTTGTTTAGTTTGATAACGACGATGAAAGAAATCTCGAAGTCCATTTTTAAAGCCCAGTTGCTTTTCAAACAGACGATATTGATAGGTAAGGTGATTGGTTTCAATGTATGCCATAGACCCTCCTTTGGACCTAATGAGGTCCACAGCCGATTAACTGATAATCATGCTAAACTGTAAAATAACTTGGAGGAATTATAAGCCTAAAATTAACAAAAAACAACGGTAAATCAAAAAAGACCCTTTCACTAACTGTGAAAGGGTCCGTCTTATTAAGATTGCGAATCTTTTTGTTCTTCAATTTTTTCGGTAATCCCTTGTTCTTGCTTCAGCAGGGTCACAATTTCGGATAGGTATTGTTCACTCTTAGGGGTAGTTTTTTGTTTATCAGCACGTAACCGCATTTTACCTAAAATTTTTACTAGAATGAAAACCACAAACGCAATGATGAAGAAGTTAATCACCGCATTAAGAAAAACCCCGTACCGAAATGTAGCCCCGCCAATCTTAAAGGACAATGATGATAAATCAATGTTTCCAATGAATAACCCAATCAGCGGGTTTAAAATGTTCTTCACTAGGGAACTAACAATTCCGGTAAAGGCTGATCCAATGATCACCCCGACGGCCATGTCAATCACGTTTCCCTTCGAGATAAAGGCTTTAAATTCTTGAAGCATGTGCGTGTCCTCGCTTTCTAAAGCATCAATTTGGGTTCTAAATCAATAATATCAAAATTAATATTCTAGAGGTCTTAACTAGAGAAGCAACAATCCCACTCATTAACCTTTGCATAACAAAGTTTCCAGCTAACTTAGGTTAACTAGAAAGAAGCCGCATCCGGGATTCGAACCCGGAGTCTTTTCCTTACCATGGAAGTGCTCTACCTATTGAGCTAAAGCGGCACCAATATTTTAACATACTCACAGCTTTTGATTGCAAATAATTTAATTAATGATTAAACTAATGAAAACCTAAGTAAAGGAATGATTAAGATGCCTGATATGGATAAATTTAAACAAGCTTCTACTAAAGCTTT includes:
- a CDS encoding ABC-2 family transporter protein, which gives rise to MSWQLYWLLAKQSFKTFLTYRMTSVLVVLFGFLFTLIEITAGFVYYSFTNRIGGLSFFQYEGLIMSLTSITTTYQFLFIGAHESLAEDLVEGNLDYLFLRPIASYWYYALRQLDFPSGVNLLVYLPVTVWLLTRFSLPWTAWGLIAIFYGIGVLFVFALNQVVVEISFWYDHLTALNGVPEDVIDAANRPARIYPRWLQLLLVTVIPVLALSNGIVTVTINQWQALQLLLPLSVVTIMLLWGSFYLWKRGTAHYVSAN
- a CDS encoding ABC transporter ATP-binding protein, with the translated sequence MAYIETNHLTYQYRLFEKQLGFKNGLRDFFHRRYQTKQVLTDVTFTIKQGEKVGLLGPNGAGKSTLIKLMTGILQSDQQALRIMGVHPDHNDYHFLRRIGVMMGQKSQLNWDLPAVDTFKLLRSIYWVDSSTYQARLHKYVTMFGLQSVLDVPVRKLSLGERTKLELIATLLHGPELLILDEPTLGMDIVSQREFHAFLNQINQDDGVTIFLISHQMNDIEAVAERILLLLDGQIQFDGSVTKLMNTVKQPERPLTLTNVPTHAIIATKDAQLTVKPEQTVVHPQTADSTITFKTAALDQLHVETPSLEDILYSLFRKQGGPQ
- a CDS encoding ABC-2 family transporter protein: MKYCDNLLLGLHNSLIYRANFVISLLARLLQVGLSLLMWRALYSESGQSMIHGYSQTSMMLYLMLTGLLSLIFTFEPLFRLARLIKSGKISTLLLRPINLNLESLSNFLGAKLILLGLLALLLVCLTWGHWFLMVLILTYAFISVVVWQQIMFLFGTLAFWLVQMWPLRPLLTALYLFSGGLLFPLDVLPVWAYQGLRFSPLALVSSDLVQSVLRGVHDPQLVLLYLVMTFLWLLGLAGLERLLFQSGLQQFEGVGV
- the mscL gene encoding large-conductance mechanosensitive channel protein MscL; translated protein: MLQEFKAFISKGNVIDMAVGVIIGSAFTGIVSSLVKNILNPLIGLFIGNIDLSSLSFKIGGATFRYGVFLNAVINFFIIAFVVFILVKILGKMRLRADKQKTTPKSEQYLSEIVTLLKQEQGITEKIEEQKDSQS